One genomic region from Electrophorus electricus isolate fEleEle1 chromosome 23, fEleEle1.pri, whole genome shotgun sequence encodes:
- the cpne5a gene encoding copine-5 isoform X4, which yields MMQPSPTKRYQASRLDKDCATMQFCANKLDKKDFFGRSDPFMVFYRSNEDGTFTICHKTEVVKNTLNPVWKPFSIPVRALCNGDHDRSIKVEVYDWDRDGSHDFIGEFTTSYRELSRGQSQFNVYEVVNAKKKTKKRRYINSGTVTLLSFLVEAEHTFLDYIKAGTQIHFTVAIDFTASNGNPSQSTSLHYMNPYQMNAYAMALKAVGEIIQDYDSDKMFPALGFGAKLPPDGRVSHEFPLNGNVDNPYCNGMEGILEAYHQSLKTVQLYGPTNFAPVVNHVARYAAAVQDGSQYFVLLIITDGVISDMAQTKEAIVNAAKLPMSIIIVGVGQAEFDAMVELDGDDIRISSRGKLAERDIVQFVPFRDYMDRTGNHVLSMARLAKDVLAEIPDQLILYMKSRGIKPNQTPPDCSPGGLSPTTAI from the exons ATGATGCAGCCATCCCCTACCAAGAGATACCAGGCATCTAGATTAGATAAA GACTGTGCCACTATGCAATTCTGTGCCAATAAGCTGGACAAGAAAGATTTCTTTGGTCGGTCAGACCCTTTCATGGTGTTCTACCGGAGTAATGAGGATGGAAC GTTTACTATTTGCCATAAGACTGAGGTGGTGAAGAATACTTTGAATCCTGTATGGAAACCTTTCAGTATCCCGGTTAGAGCCCTCTGCAATGGAGACCATGACAG GTCAATTAAGGTGGAAGTGTATGATTGGGACAGGGATGGCAG TCATGACTTCATTGGGGAATTCACCACTAGCTACCGGGAGCTATCACGGGGACAGAGTCAATTCAATGTTTATGAG GTGGTGAATGCCAAAAAGAAAACGAAGAAAAGAAGATACATAAACTCTGGAACA GTGACATTGCTCTCATTCTTGGTAGAGGCAGAACATACTTTTCTTGACTACATCAAGGCAGG CACTCAGATACATTTCACTGTGGCCATTGATTTCACAGCTTCGAATG GGAATCCGTCTCAGTCCACATCTCTGCACTATATGAATCCATACCAGATGAACGCATATGCCATGGCTCTAAAGGCAGTAGGAGAGATCATCCAGGACTATGACAGTGACAAGATGTTCCCTGCACTGGGCTTCGGTGCCAAGTTACCCCCTGATGGGAGGGTGTCCCATGAGTTCCCCTTG AATGGCAATGTAGATAACCCATACTGCAATGGCATGGAGGGTATCCTAGAAGCTTACCACCAGAGCCTTAAGACAGTTCAGCTCTATGGGCCAACCAACTTCGCCCCAGTCGTCAATCATGTGGCAAG atATGCAGCAGCGGTGCAGGATGGTTCTCAGTACTTTGtcctcctcatcatcactgATGGAGTCATATCAGATATGGCTCAGACTAAAGAGGCCATAGTCAAC GCTGCTAAACTCCCCATGTCCATTATCATCGTTGGAGTTGGACAGGCTGAGTTTGATG CCATGGTTGAGTTGGACGGTGATGACATCAGAATATCCTCAAGAGGAAAATTGGCAGAAAGAGACATTGTACAG TTTGTGCCATTCAGGGACTACATGGACCGTACAGGGAACCACGTGCTCAGCATGGCGCGGCTGGCCAAGGACGTGTTGGCGGAGATCCCAGATCAGTTAATCTTGTACATGAAATCCCGAGGCATCAAACCCAACCAGACCCCACCAGACTGTAGTCCTGGCGGTCtcagccccaccactgccataTGA